In a genomic window of Ranitomeya imitator isolate aRanImi1 chromosome 5, aRanImi1.pri, whole genome shotgun sequence:
- the CCN2 gene encoding CCN family member 2, translated as MASGKVTAVLFICLLSWVCDAQDCSGECQCPHRVPECEPGVSLVQDGCGCCKVCAKQLGELCTEKDACDPHKGLFCDFGSRLNRKIGVCSAKEGAPCVFGGMVYRSGESFQSSCKYQCTCLDGGVGCVPLCSMDIRLPSPDCPYPRRVKLPGKCCEEWVCDQPMEKTMVGPALPAFRMEETYGPDPSLIRANCLVQTTEWSACSKTCGMGISTRVTNDNEYCRLEKQSRLCMVRPCEADLEENIKKGKKCIRTPKISKPVKFELSGCTSVKTYRAKFCGVCTDGRCCTPHRTATLPVEFKCPDGEVMKKKMMFIKTCACHYNCPGDNDIFESMYYRKMYGDMA; from the exons ATGGCTTCAGGAAAAGTGACAGCTGTGCTCTTCATCTGTCTGCTCTCTTGG GTATGTGATGCCCAGGATTGCAGTGGAGAATGCCAGTGCCCACACAGGGTACCTGAATGCGAACCTGGTGTCAGTCTGGTGCAAGACGGATGTGGATGCTGTAAAGTTTGTGCTAAACAGCTGGGTGAACTTTGCACTGAGAAAGACGCGTGTGACCCCCATAAAGGACTTTTCTGTGATTTTGGGTCAAGACTGAACCGAAAAATTGGAGTTTGCAGCG CTAAGGAAGGTGCCCCATGTGTATTTGGAGGCATGGTCTATAGAAGTGGAGAGTCTTTCCAAAGCAGCTGCAAGTACCAGTGCACTTGTCTGGATGGAGGAGTGGGCTGTGTTCCTCTGTGCAGCATGGACATCCGTCTCCCAAGCCCTGACTGTCCATACCCAAGAAGGGTAAAACTGCCCGGTAAATGCTGTGAAGAATGGGTCTGTGATCAACCCATGGAGAAGACTATGGTTGGACCTGCTCTTCCTG CTTTCAGAATGGAGGAAACTTATGGTCCTGATCCATCTCTGATCCGTGCCAACTGCTTGGTGCAGACCACTGAGTGGAGTGCTTGCTCCAAGACCTGTGGAATGGGAATCTCCACCCGTGTGACCAATGACAATGAATACTGCAGACTTGAGAAACAAAGCCGACTCTGCATGGTCAGACCTTGTGAGGCCGATCTTGAGGAAAATATTAAG AAAGGAAAGAAATGTATCCGCACTCCAAAGATCTCCAAACCAGTCAAGTTTGAGCTTTCTGGCTGCACAAGTGTGAAAACCTACAGAGCCAAGTTTTGCGGGGTATGCACAGACGGCCGTTGTTGCACTcctcacagaacagccacccttccaGTAGAGTTTAAGTGTCCTGATGGTGAGGTCATGAAGAAGAAGATGATGTTCATTAAGACATGCGCGTGCCATTACAATTGCCCAGGAGACAATGACATCTTTGAGTCCATGTATTACAGAAAAATGTACGGAGACATGGCATAG